One window of Phoenix dactylifera cultivar Barhee BC4 chromosome 5, palm_55x_up_171113_PBpolish2nd_filt_p, whole genome shotgun sequence genomic DNA carries:
- the LOC103722363 gene encoding rop guanine nucleotide exchange factor 2 translates to MDSSSVCDGNSEMDYPPSSEDQIERSNTDTGCSTPGGRSLDYSRTTSEVSSYSEPSILDEPLALPLGLPISKLVGRASPVITKLRMKQHADVLDEHLGNDDVANSELEMMKEKFSKLLLGEDMSGSGKGVCSAVAISNAITNLYATVFGHCYKLEPLPPEKKSMWRREMACLLSVCDCIVEFFPSFQNLPDGSTLEVMARRPRSDIYINLPALRKLDTILLEILDSFQNTDFWYVDDGMQSSIACTSRSFRQVIQRNDEKWWLPIPYVPVSGLPERSRKELQQKRECANQIHKAAMAINSAILAEMEVPESYLAALPKSGRASTGDSIYRHMSTPKKFSPDYLLDGLDIASEHEALEFADRVEAAIYVWQRKASMSNSKSSWDMVKDLIADGDKNYMLANRAESLLLCLKHRYPELSQTTLDTSKIQYNKDVGQAILESYSRVLESLAFNIVALIDDVLFVDGFVKRR, encoded by the exons ATGGACAGCTCCTCGGTGTGTGACGGGAATTCGGAGATGGATTACCCTCCCTCCTCAGAAGACCAGATCGAGAGATCAAATACAGACACTGGATGCTCCACCCCTGGCGGCCGTTCGCTCGACTATAGCCGTACGACCTCTGAAGTCTCAAGCTACTCAGAGCCCAGCATTTTGGATGAGCCCCTTGCCCTTCCTTTGGGATTGCCAATTTCTAAGCTAGTGGGGCGAGCTTCACCAGTTATAACCAAACTCAGGATGAAACAGCATGCTGATGTGCTCGATGAGCACCTAGGCAATGATGATGTAGCAAATTCAG AGCTGGAAATGATGAAGGAGAAATTCTCGAAGCTTTTGCTGGGCGAAGACATGTCAGGAAGTGGGAAGGGTGTTTGCTCAGCTGTTGCAATCTCAAATGCCATTACAAACCTCTATG CTACTGTTTTTGGCCACTGTTACAAATTGGAGCCTCTACCACCTGAGAAGAAGTCCATGTGGAGGAGAGAGATGGCATGCCTTCTATCTGTCTGTGATTGCATAGTTGAATTCTTCCCTTCTTTCCAGAACTTGCCAGATGGGAGTACTCTAGAG GTGATGGCAAGAAGGCCAAGATCAGATATTTACATCAATCTTCCTGCGCTCAGAAAGCTGGATACTATACTGCTT GAAATATTGGACAGCTTTCAGAATACAGATTTCTGGTATGTTGATGATGGGATGCAATCATCAATTGCCTGTACCTCAAGGTCATTCCGGCAGGTGATTCAACGGAATGATGAAAAATGGTGGCTACCTATCCCATATGTTCCTGTTTCTGGCCTCCCTGAGAGATCACGGAAGGAGCTGCAGCAAAAACGTGAATGTGCAAATCAGATTCACAAAGCAGCCA TGGCAATCAACAGTGCGATTCTTGCTGAAATGGAGGTCCCAGAATCATACCTTGCAGCACTTCCAAAG AGCGGGCGTGCAAGCACAGGAGATTCTATCTATCGCCACATGTCCACTCCAAAGAAGTTCTCCCCTGACTATCTTCTAGATGGTCTTGATATAGCTTCGGAGCATGAAGCACTTGAGTTCGCCGACCGTGTGGAAGCTGCAATCTATGTGTGGCAGCGCAAAGCAAGCATGAGCAATTCAAAATCTTCATGGGATATGGTGAAGGACCTAATAGCTGATGGAGACAAAAATTACATGCTTGCGAATAGAGCTGAGAGTCTCTTGCTTTGTCTGAAGCATAGATACCCAGAGTTGTCACAAACAACTCTTGATACAAGCAAAATCCAGTACAACAAG GATGTTGGACAAGCAATCCTAGAGAGCTACTCAAGAGTGCTGGAAAGTTTGGCATTTAACATCGTCGCATTGATTGATGATGTTCTTTTTGTGGATGGATTTGTGAAAAGGAGATGA